The Eurosta solidaginis isolate ZX-2024a chromosome 4, ASM4086904v1, whole genome shotgun sequence genome includes a window with the following:
- the MAGE gene encoding non-structural maintenance of chromosomes element 3 homolog, with the protein MRRVLSLYLQYHKVQFKFLVCKMSTEERIAHSRNALIALVINNVENKLPIKEEDMRQILNKDISLFRQCLPLVMQSLKRVYGIILQKVPDSKKYICYSEITASSPAEYDEEQCRHLTLLFVILSYLLMKDCQVDEEQLFDFLKGLRIEMDEEHPYFGGNLKKLIADTFVKQLYLKREKSESDTDLETRYLYSWGYRATLEFPAKDVLEQTSGILGKEPREFVAVYNKYCVNEEAMVVD; encoded by the exons TTTATATCTTCAATATCACAAGgtacaatttaaatttttggtttgcaAAATGTCTACGGAAGAAAGGATTGCACATTCTCGTAATGCACTCATTGCACTTGTGATTAATAACGTGGAGAATAAATTACCCATCAAAGAAGAAGATATGCGGCAAATACTGAACAAAGATATATCATTATTCAGGCAATGTCTGCCGCTTGTAATGCAATCTTTAAAAAGG GTTTATGGCATTATTTTGCAAAAAGTTCCAGATTCCAAAAAGTATATATGCTACTCTGAAATAACGGCATCTTCCCCTGCCGAATATGATGAAGAACAATGCCGGCACTTAACATTGCTATTTGTTATACTCTCGTATTTGTTAATGAAGGATTGTCAGGTGGATGAAG aGCAGCTATTTGATTTCCTCAAAGGATTGCGCATAGAAATGGACGAAGAGCACCCATATTTTGGTGGAAATCTAAAGAAGCTTATCGCTGATACATTTGTTAAGCAATTATATTTGAAACGTGAAAAATCTGAATCCGACACAGatttagaaacaag ATATTTGTATTCTTGGGGTTATCGCGCTACACTTGAATTTCCTGCTAAAGATGTTTTGGAGCAAACTTCTGgg ATACTTGGCAAAGAGCCTCGTGAATTTGTTGCGGTATACAATAAATACTGTGTCAATGAAGAAGCTATGGTTGTAGACTAA